Proteins encoded together in one Corallococcus silvisoli window:
- a CDS encoding proprotein convertase P-domain-containing protein has protein sequence MTSRLRRFLSFSSIPFLLSCGAAAVSDNAVPALAAQGQELATGTPAGNGVVSFLNDPSTTFSVLDTQVPLNSQAAQSIIDWREGPDGVLHTGDDRRFVSIEQVAALNQVGPVALSLLEMYARGTGRVELPVDGAVGTFQGVPFNVAEARRALAVVNAQSVGALQTTYGLSAVAANAVVAARPFLHILKLGRLPGVDGTSLQNLKTATRQGAEGDPCTGATTCQSGLACEGIPGDASSPYGRCVTTASLPGDSAACSLFVPCQAGLTCHGLASGATEGWCRPAWMSGEFTAYSDLALHGNTTPQSSWQSVVGQATVPEDITVELDLVHNNPSKLVLTLEDPGGETALLWDGPNEGTPPKRIPVTRGIPRDGTINGLWKLHVVNPSGVGNGRLREWTLKLTSRYD, from the coding sequence ATGACCTCCAGACTCCGTCGTTTTCTGTCGTTTTCCTCGATTCCATTCCTCCTGAGCTGCGGCGCCGCCGCGGTGTCGGACAACGCCGTGCCCGCGCTGGCCGCCCAGGGGCAGGAGCTGGCCACGGGCACGCCCGCCGGCAACGGCGTGGTGTCGTTCCTCAATGATCCGTCCACGACGTTCTCCGTGCTGGACACGCAGGTGCCGCTGAACTCGCAGGCGGCGCAGAGCATCATCGACTGGCGCGAGGGCCCGGACGGCGTGCTGCACACGGGGGACGACCGGCGGTTCGTCTCCATCGAGCAGGTGGCCGCGCTGAACCAGGTGGGGCCGGTGGCGCTCTCCTTGCTGGAGATGTACGCGCGGGGCACGGGCCGGGTGGAGCTGCCGGTGGACGGGGCGGTGGGGACGTTCCAGGGGGTGCCGTTCAACGTGGCCGAGGCACGCCGGGCGCTGGCGGTGGTGAACGCGCAGTCGGTGGGGGCGTTGCAGACGACCTACGGCCTGTCGGCTGTGGCGGCGAACGCGGTGGTGGCGGCGCGGCCGTTCCTCCACATCCTGAAGCTGGGGCGGCTGCCGGGCGTGGATGGCACGTCGCTCCAGAACCTCAAGACGGCGACGCGGCAGGGGGCGGAGGGGGACCCGTGCACGGGCGCGACGACCTGCCAGTCAGGGCTCGCGTGCGAGGGCATCCCGGGCGACGCCTCCAGCCCGTACGGCCGCTGTGTGACGACGGCGAGCCTGCCGGGGGACAGCGCGGCGTGCTCGCTGTTCGTGCCGTGTCAGGCGGGGCTGACGTGCCACGGACTGGCGTCGGGCGCGACGGAGGGCTGGTGCCGGCCGGCGTGGATGTCGGGTGAGTTCACGGCGTACTCGGACCTGGCGTTGCATGGCAACACGACGCCGCAGTCGTCGTGGCAGTCGGTGGTGGGGCAGGCGACGGTGCCGGAGGACATCACCGTGGAGCTGGACCTGGTGCACAACAACCCGTCCAAGCTGGTGCTGACGCTGGAGGATCCAGGCGGTGAGACGGCGCTGCTGTGGGACGGGCCGAACGAAGGCACGCCGCCCAAGCGCATCCCGGTGACGCGAGGCATTCCTCGCGACGGCACCATCAACGGCCTGTGGAAGCTGCACGTGGTCAACCCGTCCGGCGTGGGCAATGGCCGGCTTCGCGAGTGGACGCTGAAGCTGACCAGCCGCTACGACTGA
- a CDS encoding tenascin-X: MKVRLVVMLAGLSLGLFAACGNMDVDSAALARDEAALGTECPCGGVGPFNCLPCAFICGDGFCDAAHGESIDTCAEDCTPLAYCGDGWCNNGETHATCPSDCGPSTWCGDGICNGGETVATCLADCGSQTCGDGLCDFHEVGWCTADCLPGPQEPQNP, from the coding sequence GTGAAAGTGCGTCTGGTGGTGATGTTGGCTGGGTTGTCATTGGGGCTGTTCGCCGCGTGCGGCAACATGGACGTGGACTCCGCCGCGCTGGCGCGGGATGAGGCCGCGCTCGGGACCGAATGTCCGTGTGGGGGCGTGGGCCCGTTCAATTGTCTGCCGTGTGCCTTCATCTGTGGTGACGGCTTCTGTGACGCCGCCCATGGAGAGTCCATCGACACCTGCGCCGAAGACTGCACCCCGCTTGCCTATTGTGGGGACGGCTGGTGCAACAACGGTGAGACCCACGCCACGTGCCCGTCGGATTGTGGCCCCTCCACCTGGTGCGGCGACGGCATCTGCAATGGCGGCGAGACGGTGGCCACCTGCCTGGCGGACTGCGGGAGCCAGACGTGCGGTGACGGCCTCTGCGACTTCCACGAGGTGGGCTGGTGCACGGCGGACTGCCTCCCTGGCCCGCAGGAGCCGCAGAACCCGTAG
- a CDS encoding methyl-accepting chemotaxis protein, which yields MRIQLSEADVSARSRQLFEEQCLTLGRRTDRTFVVLMVLQWLAGIIAALTVSPRAWEGLESAVHFHVEVAVGLGLLFGGPPVVLALARPGRESTRHIIAVGQAMMSGLLVHLTGGRIETHFHIFGSLALLAIYRDWRVLLTFSGVVGADLFLRGAFWPESIFGMHARESWRWMEHLAWVAFEDFFLIVSCVQGQRDLRSASEREAQLELSRQAVEERVVRPLVGSADALRDSMRTLSESTGEQRHELARQARALEETRVTAEEIRQTSLLASAQATKVLRSTEEAGDVGAAVEEAMGRSVEGLADLRAQATDLSERVQALAAYTERIAGITRTVQDLADQSNVLAINAAIEAARVGEAGRGFAVVAREIRGLASQSVTATQQVRAVLDDTRSRIQGVVDLTRQGGERMGRSIETIRASGDRLRMLSGLVQGNADAVRQISASVSQQSAGVSQIFNAVSDLTELMQASVARVEATHAAADSLQHVTDQVHGVIALYQDRT from the coding sequence ATGAGAATCCAACTGTCCGAAGCCGATGTGTCCGCGCGGTCGCGCCAGCTCTTCGAGGAGCAGTGTCTGACATTGGGCCGGCGCACGGACCGGACCTTCGTGGTCCTGATGGTGTTGCAATGGCTGGCGGGCATCATCGCGGCGCTCACCGTGTCTCCTCGGGCCTGGGAGGGATTGGAGAGCGCGGTCCACTTCCACGTCGAGGTGGCGGTGGGGCTGGGGCTCCTCTTCGGCGGGCCGCCGGTGGTGCTCGCGCTGGCGCGCCCCGGACGTGAGTCCACGCGGCACATCATCGCGGTGGGGCAGGCGATGATGTCCGGCCTGCTCGTCCACCTGACGGGGGGACGCATCGAGACGCATTTCCACATCTTCGGTTCGCTGGCGCTGCTCGCCATCTACCGGGATTGGAGGGTGCTGCTGACCTTCAGCGGCGTGGTGGGGGCGGACCTCTTCCTGCGAGGCGCCTTCTGGCCGGAGTCCATCTTCGGCATGCACGCGCGGGAGTCCTGGCGGTGGATGGAGCACCTGGCGTGGGTGGCCTTCGAGGACTTCTTCCTCATTGTCTCCTGTGTCCAGGGCCAGCGGGATCTCCGCTCGGCGTCGGAGCGGGAGGCGCAGCTGGAGCTGTCGCGGCAGGCGGTGGAGGAGCGGGTGGTCCGGCCGCTGGTGGGGTCCGCGGATGCGCTGCGCGACTCCATGCGGACGCTGTCGGAGTCCACGGGTGAGCAGCGCCACGAGCTGGCCCGGCAGGCGCGGGCGCTGGAGGAGACGCGCGTGACGGCGGAGGAGATCCGCCAGACGTCGCTGCTGGCCTCCGCGCAGGCGACGAAGGTGCTGAGGAGCACGGAGGAGGCCGGGGACGTGGGCGCGGCGGTGGAGGAGGCCATGGGCCGGAGCGTGGAGGGACTGGCGGACCTGCGTGCGCAGGCGACGGACCTCTCCGAGCGCGTCCAGGCGCTCGCGGCGTACACGGAGCGGATCGCCGGCATCACCCGGACGGTGCAGGACCTGGCGGACCAGTCCAACGTGCTCGCCATCAACGCCGCCATCGAGGCGGCCCGGGTGGGGGAGGCGGGGCGAGGCTTCGCGGTGGTGGCGCGGGAGATCCGGGGGCTCGCGTCCCAGTCCGTGACGGCGACGCAGCAGGTGCGCGCCGTGCTGGATGATACGCGCTCGCGCATCCAGGGCGTGGTGGACCTCACCCGTCAGGGCGGCGAGCGCATGGGGCGGAGCATCGAGACCATCCGCGCCTCCGGAGACCGGCTGCGCATGCTGTCCGGGCTGGTGCAGGGCAACGCGGACGCCGTGCGCCAGATCTCGGCGTCGGTGAGCCAGCAGTCCGCGGGCGTGTCGCAGATCTTCAACGCCGTGTCGGACCTGACGGAGCTGATGCAGGCGTCGGTCGCGCGGGTGGAGGCCACCCACGCCGCGGCCGACAGCCTCCAGCACGTCACGGATCAGGTGCACGGCGTCATCGCCCTCTATCAGGACAGGACCTGA
- a CDS encoding tRNA-uridine aminocarboxypropyltransferase gives MSHRVYRRPRCQQCNLPVHLCLCAEIPRVETRTRFLLLQHVMEGGKKSNTGRLAALTLTNVQLLTYGSPVEFLDTARLSEAGTWLLYPDGPLAPPDAPAPRQLVVLDASWSQARRMTQRLPLLRGLPRLVLPAPEPGMLRLRDPSHPAGMSTLDAVARAVSMLEGPEAAAPLERLAALRVQRIAECGTLD, from the coding sequence ATGTCTCACCGCGTCTACCGCCGCCCCCGCTGTCAGCAGTGCAACCTCCCGGTGCACCTGTGCCTGTGTGCCGAGATCCCCCGGGTGGAGACGCGGACCCGGTTCCTCCTCCTCCAGCACGTGATGGAGGGCGGGAAGAAGAGCAACACCGGGCGGCTGGCCGCGCTGACCCTCACGAACGTCCAGCTGCTCACCTACGGCTCCCCGGTGGAGTTCCTCGACACCGCGCGGTTGTCGGAGGCGGGCACCTGGCTGCTCTACCCGGACGGGCCCCTCGCGCCGCCAGACGCTCCCGCGCCGAGGCAGCTGGTGGTGCTGGATGCGAGCTGGTCACAGGCCCGCAGGATGACCCAGCGGCTCCCCTTGCTTCGGGGGCTCCCCCGTCTGGTGTTGCCCGCGCCCGAGCCTGGAATGCTCCGGCTGAGAGACCCCTCGCACCCGGCGGGGATGTCCACCCTGGATGCGGTCGCCCGCGCGGTGTCGATGCTGGAGGGGCCCGAGGCGGCGGCCCCACTGGAGCGGCTGGCCGCGCTCCGGGTTCAGCGGATCGCCGAGTGCGGGACGCTGGATTGA